One stretch of bacterium DNA includes these proteins:
- the arcC gene encoding carbamate kinase, translated as MPHKTAVIALGGNAIGATGKEDIHQQFANTRQAVAGFLELIKEGYNLAITHGNGPQVGNALLRVERTFPDGIPALPLGVIVADTEGGMGYMIEQSLQNMLTAHRIDRQVVTLVTQVVVDKDDPSILNPSKPIGPYYKAEEVEALKARGWVVKEDSGRGFRRFVPSPMPKSIVNKKTVKQLVKQGTIVIAGGGGGVPVYVQADGSYEGVDAVIDKDRASAVLARDIEAETLMILTAVEKVSLNYKKPDQKDLDTLTLAEAKKHLAQGQFAAGSMGPKVEAAIQFLEYGGKQVIITSLEKAAQALKGQAGTRITA; from the coding sequence ATGCCTCACAAAACAGCAGTCATAGCCCTGGGCGGAAACGCCATCGGGGCCACCGGCAAGGAAGACATCCACCAGCAGTTCGCCAACACCCGCCAGGCCGTGGCCGGGTTCCTGGAACTGATCAAGGAGGGTTACAACCTGGCCATCACCCACGGCAACGGACCCCAGGTGGGCAACGCCCTGCTGCGGGTGGAGCGGACCTTTCCCGACGGGATACCGGCCCTGCCGCTGGGAGTGATCGTGGCCGATACCGAGGGCGGGATGGGCTACATGATAGAGCAGAGCCTGCAGAACATGCTGACCGCCCATCGGATCGACCGCCAGGTGGTGACCCTGGTCACCCAGGTGGTGGTGGACAAGGACGACCCGTCCATCCTCAATCCCTCCAAACCCATCGGGCCCTATTACAAGGCGGAGGAGGTGGAAGCCCTTAAAGCCAGGGGCTGGGTGGTCAAGGAAGATTCCGGGCGCGGCTTCCGGCGTTTCGTGCCTTCGCCCATGCCAAAATCCATCGTCAACAAGAAGACCGTCAAGCAGCTGGTGAAGCAGGGGACCATCGTCATCGCCGGGGGCGGGGGCGGGGTGCCGGTCTACGTCCAGGCCGACGGCAGTTACGAGGGGGTGGACGCGGTGATAGACAAGGACCGGGCTTCGGCGGTGCTGGCCCGTGACATAGAGGCCGAGACCCTGATGATCCTGACCGCGGTGGAAAAAGTGTCATTGAACTACAAGAAGCCCGACCAAAAAGACCTGGATACTCTCACTTTGGCCGAAGCCAAGAAACACCTGGCCCAGGGGCAGTTCGCGGCCGGATCGATGGGACCCAAGGTGGAAGCCGCCATCCAGTTCCTGGAATACGGTGGGAAACAGGTGATCATCACCTCGCTGGAAAAGGCGGCCCAGGCCTTGAAGGGGCAGGCCGGGACCAGGATCACGGCGTAA
- a CDS encoding type II toxin-antitoxin system HicA family toxin — MKIRDLIKLIEQDGWYLVTTKGSHRQYKHRLKTGRVTIAGHPGDDIAEGTLNSVLKQAMLKRRK, encoded by the coding sequence ATGAAAATACGTGATCTTATAAAATTAATCGAGCAAGACGGATGGTATTTGGTGACCACCAAGGGGAGCCATCGCCAGTACAAACATCGGCTGAAAACAGGGAGGGTCACCATTGCCGGTCATCCGGGAGATGACATTGCTGAAGGGACATTGAACAGCGTTCTTAAGCAGGCCATGTTAAAAAGGAGGAAATAA
- a CDS encoding type II toxin-antitoxin system HicB family antitoxin produces the protein MHRFLVIIEKAGKNYSAYSPDLPGCIATGKTLTDAEKNMHSAMEMHVKGLIEDRQKIPRAAAISEYIAVAV, from the coding sequence ATGCACAGATTTTTAGTGATAATCGAGAAAGCCGGAAAAAATTATTCGGCCTATTCTCCCGATCTACCCGGCTGCATAGCTACGGGTAAAACATTGACGGATGCGGAAAAAAACATGCACTCTGCCATGGAAATGCATGTCAAGGGCCTGATCGAAGACCGGCAGAAGATACCCCGGGCCGCCGCCATTTCCGAATATATTGCCGTGGCGGTTTAA
- a CDS encoding RNA-binding protein, translating to MNLFIGSLAKEVTKEDLLQTFEPFGKVESASVVFDRTTNQSRGFGFVEMPCKAEARKAIDALSGIFNLKGKVIMINEARPKEGGHGGGGGARRRF from the coding sequence GTGAATTTATTTATAGGTAGCCTGGCTAAGGAAGTGACCAAGGAAGACCTGCTCCAGACCTTTGAGCCTTTTGGCAAGGTGGAGTCGGCCTCGGTGGTCTTCGACCGCACCACCAACCAGTCCCGGGGGTTCGGGTTCGTGGAGATGCCCTGCAAGGCCGAGGCCCGCAAGGCCATTGACGCCTTGAGCGGCATCTTCAACCTTAAGGGCAAGGTGATCATGATCAACGAAGCCCGGCCCAAGGAAGGCGGCCACGGCGGCGGCGGCGGCGCCCGGCGCAGATTCTAA
- a CDS encoding 4Fe-4S dicluster domain-containing protein: MEQDFKKGYDLPVYVYKPWCKSCEICVAFCPKQVLEMGEDRKPTVARPQDCIMCGQCQLRCPDLAIFVCKERKK, encoded by the coding sequence ATAGAGCAGGATTTCAAAAAGGGCTACGACCTTCCGGTCTATGTTTACAAGCCCTGGTGCAAGTCCTGTGAGATCTGCGTGGCCTTTTGCCCCAAACAGGTGCTGGAGATGGGCGAGGACCGCAAACCCACGGTGGCCCGGCCCCAGGACTGCATCATGTGCGGGCAATGCCAGCTGCGCTGTCCGGACCTGGCTATCTTTGTGTGCAAGGAGAGAAAAAAATGA
- a CDS encoding 2-oxoacid:acceptor oxidoreductase subunit alpha, protein MSKQIKLWQGNEACAEGAMYAGCDFFGGYPITPSTEVAEILAAMLPKVGGKFIQMEDEIASMGTILGAAAAGAKSMTSTSGPGFSLMMELLGYGCMAEIPCVIVNVQRAGPSTGLPTKGAQADVMQTRWGTHGDHPTIALCPSSIEESFKLTVKAFNLAEKFRMPVILLLDEFIGHMREKMEVPEPGELEIYNHPRPKVDPKEYQHYADGSSVGGPYAAMGSGYRFNITGLTHDKKGFPTARLDEIQWKMDRLRDKIDQHLAELTEVEEEFLDDAEIVIFSYGAAARSSQQAVRQARAKGIKVGLLRPTTIWPFPDRIVTDVLKKCKTMLVAEISQGQLVYEVERCNKSNTPVVPVLRYDGEMITPAQILKAVEEAQK, encoded by the coding sequence ATGAGCAAGCAGATAAAACTCTGGCAGGGCAACGAAGCCTGCGCCGAAGGCGCGATGTACGCCGGCTGCGACTTTTTCGGGGGCTACCCCATCACCCCTTCCACCGAGGTGGCCGAGATCCTGGCCGCGATGCTGCCCAAGGTCGGCGGCAAGTTCATCCAGATGGAGGACGAGATCGCCAGCATGGGGACCATCCTGGGAGCGGCCGCGGCCGGGGCCAAGTCCATGACCTCCACCTCCGGGCCGGGCTTCTCGCTGATGATGGAGCTGTTGGGCTACGGCTGCATGGCCGAGATCCCCTGCGTCATCGTCAACGTCCAGCGGGCCGGGCCCTCCACCGGGCTGCCCACCAAGGGCGCCCAGGCCGACGTGATGCAGACCCGCTGGGGCACCCACGGCGACCATCCCACCATCGCATTATGCCCCTCGTCGATAGAGGAATCATTCAAGCTGACCGTCAAGGCCTTTAACCTGGCCGAAAAATTCCGGATGCCGGTGATCCTGCTTCTGGACGAGTTCATCGGCCACATGCGGGAGAAGATGGAAGTGCCCGAGCCCGGCGAGTTGGAAATATACAATCATCCCCGGCCCAAGGTGGATCCCAAAGAATACCAGCATTACGCCGACGGCTCCAGCGTGGGCGGCCCCTACGCCGCCATGGGCAGCGGCTACCGCTTCAACATCACCGGGCTGACCCACGACAAGAAGGGCTTTCCCACCGCCCGGCTGGACGAGATCCAGTGGAAGATGGACCGGCTGCGGGACAAGATCGACCAGCACCTGGCGGAGCTGACCGAGGTGGAGGAGGAATTTTTGGACGACGCCGAGATCGTGATCTTCTCCTACGGGGCGGCGGCCCGCAGTTCCCAGCAGGCGGTGCGCCAGGCCCGGGCCAAGGGGATCAAAGTTGGTCTGTTGCGGCCCACCACCATCTGGCCCTTCCCCGACCGGATAGTGACCGACGTCCTTAAAAAATGCAAAACCATGCTGGTGGCCGAGATCAGCCAGGGCCAGCTGGTATACGAAGTTGAGCGCTGCAACAAGTCAAACACCCCGGTGGTGCCGGTGCTGCGCTATGACGGCGAGATGATAACCCCGGCCCAGATATTGAAGGCGGTAGAGGAGGCGCAAAAATAA
- a CDS encoding 2-oxoacid:ferredoxin oxidoreductase subunit beta codes for MKIHPAYEMLRPGKKFPNVWCPGCGHGIVQGAIIRAVERLGINRDEVAMVSGIGCSSRMPVYVDFNSLHTAHGRALPFATGVKLHNPKLHVIVITGDGDALAIGGNHFIHAARRNMELTVILMNNNIYGMTGGQYSPTTPIGKRASTAPYGCAERDFDACALAIAAGAVFAARGTVYNAVELDKMIEKALTKKGFALVEALSPCPTLYGRLNKEGSAVKMMQTQKANTINLKAAEKLTPQELEGKIITGIFHDGEAQPYTEVYQQIIAKAQGK; via the coding sequence ATGAAGATACATCCTGCTTATGAAATGCTCCGGCCCGGCAAGAAGTTCCCCAACGTCTGGTGTCCGGGCTGCGGCCACGGCATAGTCCAGGGGGCCATCATCCGGGCGGTGGAGCGGCTGGGGATCAACCGGGACGAGGTGGCCATGGTCTCCGGCATCGGCTGTTCCTCGCGGATGCCGGTCTACGTGGACTTCAACAGCCTGCATACCGCCCACGGCCGGGCCCTGCCCTTTGCCACCGGGGTCAAGCTGCACAACCCCAAGCTGCACGTGATAGTGATCACCGGCGACGGGGACGCCCTGGCCATCGGCGGCAACCATTTCATCCACGCCGCCCGCCGCAACATGGAGCTGACGGTGATCCTGATGAACAACAACATCTACGGCATGACCGGGGGCCAGTACTCGCCCACCACCCCCATCGGCAAACGGGCCTCCACCGCCCCCTACGGCTGCGCCGAGCGCGACTTCGACGCCTGCGCCCTGGCCATAGCGGCCGGAGCGGTTTTCGCCGCCCGGGGCACGGTGTACAACGCGGTGGAGCTGGACAAGATGATAGAGAAGGCCCTGACCAAGAAGGGCTTTGCCCTGGTGGAGGCCCTCAGCCCCTGTCCCACCCTGTACGGAAGGCTCAACAAGGAGGGCAGTGCGGTCAAGATGATGCAGACCCAGAAGGCCAACACCATCAACCTTAAGGCCGCCGAAAAACTCACCCCCCAGGAATTGGAGGGCAAGATCATCACCGGCATCTTCCACGACGGCGAGGCCCAGCCCTACACCGAGGTCTACCAGCAGATCATAGCCAAAGCCCAAGGCAAGTAA
- a CDS encoding 2-oxoacid:acceptor oxidoreductase family protein, whose translation MKERYEIRLSGSGGQGMITAGIILAEAAGVYDGKKVIQSQSYGPEARGGASKAEVIISNQDIYFPKATAIDILLAMTQEAWESYSKDLNSDAIAIIDSFYVKECDFKNAYFLPLTQKAREEVGIEMVANVIALGAIAELTGVVTKESLEKSLLSRVPKGTEEKNKKALEIGYRLAREAKK comes from the coding sequence ATGAAAGAAAGATACGAGATCAGGCTTTCCGGCTCCGGCGGACAGGGGATGATCACCGCCGGGATAATACTGGCCGAGGCGGCCGGGGTCTACGACGGCAAGAAGGTCATCCAGTCCCAGAGCTACGGCCCCGAGGCCCGGGGCGGGGCCAGCAAGGCCGAGGTCATCATCTCCAACCAGGACATCTATTTCCCCAAGGCCACCGCCATAGACATCCTGCTGGCCATGACCCAGGAGGCCTGGGAATCATACAGCAAGGACCTGAACTCCGACGCCATCGCCATCATCGATTCCTTCTACGTCAAGGAATGCGATTTCAAGAACGCCTACTTCCTGCCCCTGACCCAGAAGGCCCGGGAAGAGGTGGGGATCGAGATGGTGGCCAACGTCATAGCCCTGGGGGCCATCGCCGAACTGACCGGGGTGGTGACCAAGGAGTCGCTGGAGAAGTCCCTTTTATCAAGGGTTCCCAAGGGCACGGAAGAGAAGAACAAAAAAGCGCTGGAGATAGGATACCGTCTGGCCCGGGAAGCCAAAAAATGA
- the ndk gene encoding nucleoside-diphosphate kinase, with translation MTGHNHQHNLQRTLLIIKPDAVRRGLIGEILHRVELDGFDIIAMKMTRLTERQARGFYVMHKKKPFYQPLCKFMTSGRLVLCVVERAEAIESLRQLVGKTNPKLAAFGSIRHDYATDIRQNCVHASDTPENAAREVKYFFKPSAVSQIKHGLKKIYSLPFVKR, from the coding sequence ATGACGGGACACAACCACCAGCACAACCTGCAGCGGACCCTGCTGATAATCAAGCCGGACGCGGTGCGCCGGGGGCTGATCGGAGAGATCCTGCACCGGGTGGAGCTGGACGGCTTTGACATCATAGCCATGAAGATGACCCGCCTGACGGAACGCCAGGCCCGGGGCTTCTACGTGATGCACAAGAAAAAGCCCTTCTACCAGCCGCTTTGCAAGTTCATGACCAGCGGGCGCCTGGTGCTGTGCGTGGTGGAAAGGGCGGAGGCCATCGAATCCCTGCGCCAGCTGGTGGGCAAGACCAACCCCAAGCTGGCGGCCTTCGGCTCCATCCGCCACGATTACGCCACCGACATCCGGCAGAACTGCGTCCACGCCTCGGACACCCCGGAGAACGCTGCCCGGGAGGTGAAATATTTCTTCAAGCCCTCGGCCGTTTCCCAGATAAAGCACGGGCTGAAGAAGATATACAGTCTGCCGTTCGTCAAGCGCTGA